A single region of the Aeromicrobium chenweiae genome encodes:
- a CDS encoding winged helix-turn-helix transcriptional regulator, which translates to MSQQQQPPFDVFSTMCPSREVLEHVTSRWGALTLAALSSEPARFGELRRCVDGISEKMLSQTLKGLEADGLVDRRVQSTLPPHVDYALTPAGEKVAAAVQALIVSLYDVMPDVMAVREGA; encoded by the coding sequence GTGTCCCAGCAACAGCAGCCGCCGTTCGACGTCTTCAGCACCATGTGTCCGTCCCGTGAGGTGCTCGAGCACGTGACGAGCAGGTGGGGCGCGCTGACCCTCGCCGCCCTGTCGAGCGAGCCGGCGCGCTTCGGGGAGCTGCGCCGCTGCGTGGACGGCATCAGCGAGAAGATGCTGTCGCAGACCCTGAAGGGCCTCGAGGCCGACGGGCTCGTCGACCGCCGGGTGCAGTCGACCCTGCCCCCGCACGTCGACTACGCGCTGACACCGGCGGGCGAGAAGGTCGCCGCTGCGGTGCAGGCGCTCATCGTCTCGCTCTACGACGTCATGCCCGACGTCATGGCCGTGCGCGAGGGTGCCTGA